Below is a window of Candidatus Rokuibacteriota bacterium DNA.
GCTCCATCGCCTGCGCGACCGCCTCCGGCGAGCGCGCGACCGCGGCGAGGAGCGCGGGCCCGGCCCCGCTCAGCACGCACCCGAGAGCCCCGGCCTCGCGGGCCGCCGCGCTCACCGCCTCCATCCAGGGAAAGAGCCCCAGCCGGTAGGGCTGGTGGAGGCGGTCGTTCATGGCCACAGCGAGGAGGTCGGGCCGACGAGCCTGGAGCCCGCCGAGGAAGAGGCCGACGCGCTGCACGTTGAAGACGGCGTCGGCCCGCGGGACGCTCGACGGAAGCACGGCTCGCGCCTCGGTGGTCGAGCCCTCCAGCTCGGGGATCAGCACGACCCAGCGGATCTCCGAGGGCACGGGCAGCGACACGGCCACGACCCGGCCGTCGCTCCAGCAGGCCACGGTGAGGCCTCCCAGGAGCGCGGCCGCCACGTTGTCGGGATGGCCCTCCTGGGTCGCGGCCAGGTTGAGGAGGGCGTCACGATCCAGCGGCTCACCGAGCAGCGCGTTGGCGCCGACGATTCCCCCGAGCCAGGCCGCGGCGCTGGAGCCGAGGCCGCGCCCCGGCGGGATCCGGTTCACGCACCTCACCTCGAGACCCGTGAACCGCCGCCCGACGCGCTCGTACACCTCCCGGGCGCCGCGGACGACGAGATTGCCGGGGCCCCGATCCAGCCGGTCAGCCCCCTCGCCCTCGATGGCCACGGTGACCGAGTCGGCCGGCTCGAGAACGACCTCGTTGAAGAGCGAGAGGGCAAGTCCCAGGGCGTCGAAGCCGGGACCCAGGTTCGCCGAGGTGGCGGGGACGCGCACGCGCACGGCCATCACACGCGCACCATAGCAGAGGCGCTCCACGCCCTCAAGGCCCGGCCGGGCTGGGACTGGCTGAAGAGCACGAGGCGACTCGCGGGGCTCATGAATCCTCTGG
It encodes the following:
- a CDS encoding homoserine kinase, encoding MAVRVRVPATSANLGPGFDALGLALSLFNEVVLEPADSVTVAIEGEGADRLDRGPGNLVVRGAREVYERVGRRFTGLEVRCVNRIPPGRGLGSSAAAWLGGIVGANALLGEPLDRDALLNLAATQEGHPDNVAAALLGGLTVACWSDGRVVAVSLPVPSEIRWVVLIPELEGSTTEARAVLPSSVPRADAVFNVQRVGLFLGGLQARRPDLLAVAMNDRLHQPYRLGLFPWMEAVSAAAREAGALGCVLSGAGPALLAAVARSPEAVAQAMERALAGAGIRGVARVLEVDRSGTVWEVVQGA